From Paenibacillus sp. PL2-23:
CTGTTTAATAAGCTCATGCATTTGAGCTGCTACAGCCTGCTTGTCGCTTGCACCCGTAATGCCGCCGCCGACAATGACCAGATCCGGCTGCGCGCTGATGACCTCAGGCAGAGTTTGAAGCTTGATGCCGCCTGCAATTGCTGTTTTCGCCTGCTTGACGACACGCTTGATCGTAGCCAAGTCCTCAAACGAATTTTTGCCCTCCGCCTGATGGTCATAACCCGAATGAACGCAGATATAGTCTACGCCAAGCGCGTCAATCTCTGCCGCACGCGAGGCAATATCTTTAACATTAATCATATCGACCATAATCTTTTTGTTTTGCTTACGCGCCTCGTTAACCGCACCCTTGATCGTTGAGTCGTCGGACACACCAAGCACAGTAATAATATCCGCGCCGGCTTCGGAAGCCTTCATGACTCCATAACCGCCGGCATCCATAATTTTCAGATCGGCTAATACCTTCAGCGTCGGGAACGCGTCCTTTATTTCTTTGACGGCGCGCAGGCCTTCGTTAATGACGACAGGAGTGCCAATCTCGATAATATCGATATAAGGGGCAACCTCTTTAACGACTTCTTTTGCCTCCGGGATGTTCACAAGGTCTAATGCCAATTGCAGTTCCATAGGTTGAATCTCTCCTTTATTGAAGGTGGTTGATCGCAATGAGTTTATGGTAGTACGATCGCGCAAGGAATGGAAGTACGCACTTTCAAGTAAGTCCGTATCCTGGAGGAAACTGCCCTTGAAACAAAAACAGACTCCAGGCGGAGTCTGTCGATTTTAAGGAGAGCAGGAGGTTGTGCTTCTTCCGAGCACCTCTTCGCCATAATGCTTGCCCCAGTTATACATCAGCTTTAAGATCGGGAACAGGCTTGTTCCGTGCGGGGTCAGTTTGTATTCGACCTTCGGCGGAACAACGGGATAGACGGTCCGTTCCACAAGCTGGTCTTCTTCAAGCTCGCGGAGCTGATTGGTGAGAATCTTTTGCGTGATATGTGGAATAAGCTTTTGCAGCTCACTGAACCGTTTGGTCCCATCCATGCCCAAGTGCCAGAGTATAATCAGCTTCCACTTTCCTCCGATTAATGCTAGGGTCAATTCTTTCTCACAGTTAATATGATCAATTTCGATTCGGGAACGAATATCTTTCGCCACAGTTAAGCACCTCCACCTCGGTATTCCGTCTTCATAGACTATAAGAATATTAGCTTCATGTCCAGTCCAGGGAAGAACATTTGAGCTGTCACGGTTGAAGGGCTCCGCGGCCGAATCTGATTCTTATAACCGATGAGTCTTTCGGTATTCCGAGGGGCTCATCCCTATATGCAGGGAAAAAACTCGGCTGAAGTAGAAGCCATTGTCATACCCGCACTCCTGTGCGATATGATCCACGGTAAGGGGGCTCTCAATTAAAAGTCGCTTCCCGTGGTCAAGGCGAAGCTGGCGTACATATTCCGAGGCTGAGCAGCCGAATGCAGCCTTGAAGCGACGGGTAAACTGGACGGGACTTAGCCCTGTTTCATCTGCAAGCTCTTTCATCGATACATTCTGGAAGGCCAACTCTTGAAGCTTGCGTCGCGCGCTGAGCATGAGAGAATCTTCTGTGCCCCAATAATCAGCCATTGGAAGCAGCTGCTGCAGAACGTAACCGTCCCAAAGCTCTTGTATGAATCGATTGCGCCACAACATGGCCTGTTCGGGAGGAAGAGCGTCAAGCTGCTGCAAGTATCGGTAAGCAGAGGCAAGGCGTTCTTGGTCGGCGAAGGTCAGCTTGCCCAGCGGCAGGTTGGATGGAGGTGTTGACCATTCAAAGCCCAGATAAAAAAAGCTGAGCGGCTGCAAAACTTCACGCCGAAAAGCCGTTCCAGGCGGACAGACCACCCAATCGCCGTTAACGGCTTCTCCCTCTTCCAAACTGCCTAATTCGTACCGAAAGCGGCCCCCTAGCACTGCAAAAGCGACCCAATGGAGGTAGATGTCTTCTTTGTACTGAAAGGCTTGTTTTCTCTCCCAGTAATGATAATGAAGCAGTCGAATTTCTCCGGTGTACAATCCGATGGTGTTCACCTCGTCTATGAAATAAAGTATATCCCTTATGATACTTTACTGTATGTCATATGAAAACAGGGTGATATAAGATGAAATAAAAGTATATAAGAGGTGAGTCTGGTGAAATTGGAAACAGTGAAAACAGATATTACGGTCATCGGCGGCGGCTTGGCTGGTGTATGTGCCGCGGTTGCGGCAGCAAGACTTGGCCATACGGTTGCTCTGGTTAATAATCGCCCGGTCCTGGGCGGTAACTCCAGCAGTGAGGTCAGAGTATGGGTGTGCGGCGCAACCGGCCATGGGACCCATCGCTTTGCGAGAGAGACCGGCATTATGGGAGAGATGTTTGTTGAGAATCAATATATGAATCCGGACGGCAATCCTTATTATTGGGACATGGTTGTACATGAGACGGTGAAGAGGGAAGCCAATATTGGGCTGTATCTGAACACGGATGTCCATGAGGTGGAGGCTTTCGGAGATGCCGATAACCGTGTTATCCGCTCCGTTACGGGCTGGATGATGGGCTCGGAGAGGCGAATCCGCTTCGAAAGCAAGACGTATGTGGATTGTACGGGAGACGGTCTGGTCGGTTTTCTGGCTGGGGCCAAGTATAGGCTGGGCCGTGAAGCGCGAGCTGAATTTAATGAAGACTGGGCACCGGAGACTCCGGATGATATTACACTGGGCAGCACGCTTCTATTCTACACAAAGGATGTCGGCAAGCCTGTCAAATACGTGAAGCCCAGCTTTGCGATCGATATCACGGAGACCTCTATTCCCATCCGCCGCGTCATCCGCAGCGGCGATAATGGATGCGCTTACTGGTGGATTGAATGGGGCGGCGAATTGGATACGGTTCATGACAATGAACGTATTCGCGATGAGCTGTGGGCTGTTATTTATGGTATCTGGGATTATATTAAAAATTCAGGAAGCTTCGACGCCGAAAGCATGACGCTGGAGTGGGTCGGCGCAGTTCCTGGCAAACGGGAATATCGGCGATTT
This genomic window contains:
- the hxlA gene encoding 3-hexulose-6-phosphate synthase — protein: MELQLALDLVNIPEAKEVVKEVAPYIDIIEIGTPVVINEGLRAVKEIKDAFPTLKVLADLKIMDAGGYGVMKASEAGADIITVLGVSDDSTIKGAVNEARKQNKKIMVDMINVKDIASRAAEIDALGVDYICVHSGYDHQAEGKNSFEDLATIKRVVKQAKTAIAGGIKLQTLPEVISAQPDLVIVGGGITGASDKQAVAAQMHELIKQR
- a CDS encoding AraC family transcriptional regulator; protein product: MYTGEIRLLHYHYWERKQAFQYKEDIYLHWVAFAVLGGRFRYELGSLEEGEAVNGDWVVCPPGTAFRREVLQPLSFFYLGFEWSTPPSNLPLGKLTFADQERLASAYRYLQQLDALPPEQAMLWRNRFIQELWDGYVLQQLLPMADYWGTEDSLMLSARRKLQELAFQNVSMKELADETGLSPVQFTRRFKAAFGCSASEYVRQLRLDHGKRLLIESPLTVDHIAQECGYDNGFYFSRVFSLHIGMSPSEYRKTHRL
- a CDS encoding helix-turn-helix domain-containing protein; the encoded protein is MAKDIRSRIEIDHINCEKELTLALIGGKWKLIILWHLGMDGTKRFSELQKLIPHITQKILTNQLRELEEDQLVERTVYPVVPPKVEYKLTPHGTSLFPILKLMYNWGKHYGEEVLGRSTTSCSP